AGCCAGCCCTCGACATGGGTGCGATAGCGATGGCGCAGGAAGGCCGGAAAAATCCGCTCTGGTTTCGTCATCTCGGCACCTTTCGTCGTGGGACGTTCATAGTGTGCTATTTGAGGTAGCACAAATCCAGTAGCTCGCCATCGCCGCCATAGAGCAGATACTCGCCATTGCCCAGAGGACGAAAAGCAGCGATAGGAGCGAGAGGAGCGTTTGGAGCATGCGGACATGGTGCGCTCACCTAGGCTCATGGCGTGAGCCTGGCCCGCTTGGCTGGGCGGGATAGAATCGGCAAAAAAACTACTGGAGAGTGGATCATGTGCCTGGCCATCCCCGCCCGTGTCGTCGAGATGCCCGATGCGGACACCGCGATCGTCGATCTCGGTGGCGTGAAAAAGGCAGTCTCGCTGGCGCTCATCGACGATGTCGCGGTGGGCGATTACGTCATCGTCCATGTCGGCTTCGCGCTCAACAAGCTCGATCCGGTCGAGGCGGAGCGGACGCTGGCGCTGTTCGCCCAGATGAATGATCTGGTGGCTGCGCAGGATGCTGCGGCGGGCAGCGCATGAAATACATCGACGAGTTTCGCGACGGCGAGCTCGCCAAGGGTCTGGCGGCGGCGATCGCCGCCGCGGCGCGACCGGAGCGCCAGTATGCCTTCATGGAATTCTGCGGCGGCCACACCCATGCGATCTCGCGCCATGGGGTGACCGATCTTTTGCCGGCCAATGTGCGCATGGTGCATGGGCCGGGCTGCCCGGTGTGCGTGCTGCCGATCGGCCGCATCGACATGGCGATTCGCCTTGCGCTCGAACATCGGGCCATCCTCTGCAGTTATGGCGATTGCTTGCGCGTGCCGGCCTCCGGGGGGTTGTCCTTGCTGAAGGCCAAGTCGCACGGCGGCGATGTACGCATGGTCTATTCGCCCGCCGATGCGCTGGAGATCGCGCGGGAAAACCCGGCGCGGCAAGTGGTGTTCTTCGCGATCGGCTTCGAGACGACGACCCCGCCGAGTGCGGTGGTGATCAAACAGGCGGCGGCGCTCGGCGTGAAGAATTTCAGCGTGCTGTGCTGCCATGTGCTCACACCTTCTGCCATCATGAGCATCCTCGAATCGCCGGAGGTGCGGCGCTGGGGCACGGTGCCGCTCGATGGCTTCGTCGGCCCGGCGCATGTGTCGACGGTGATCGGCAGCCGGCCCTATGAGTTCTTCGCCGCAGAGTATCGCAAGCCGGTGGTGATCGCCGGCTTCGAGCCGCTCGACGTGATGCAGGCGATCCTGATGTTGATCCGCCAGGTGAATGAAGGCCGCTGCCAGGTGGAGAACGAATTCACGCGCGCCGTGACGCGCGAGGGCAACCGCAAGGCGCAGGATCTCGTCGCCGAGGTCTTCGAGCTGCGGCGCAGCTTCGAGTGGCGCGGCATGGGCACGATTCCCTACTCGGCGCTGGCGATCCGGCAGGCTTTTGCCGATTTCGATGCCGAGCGCCGTTTCGCGCTCGAATACCATCCCGTGCCCGACCACAAGGCCTGCGACTGCGGAGCGATCCTGCGCGGCGTGAAAGAGCCGCGCGATTGCAAGCTCTTTGGCAGCGTGTGCACGCCGGAGAATCCGATCGGCAGCTGCATGGTGAGCTCCGAAGGGGCGTGCGCGGCCTATTACACCTATGGCCGGCATCGAGAAGGGGGCGCGGGATGAGGATCCTCTTTCTCACCCATGGCTTCAACAGCCTCACCCAGCGGCTGTATGCCGAGCTGACGGCGCGTGGCCACGAGGTGTCGGTGGAGTTCGACATCGCCGATTCGGTGAGCGAAGAGGCGGTGGCGCTCTGGCGGCCCGATCTGATCCTGGCGCCCTTTCTGAAGCGCGCAATACCGGAGTCGATCTGGAAGCACCACCTGTGCTGGGTCGTCCATCCCGGCATCGTCGGCGATCGGGGTCCCTCGGCGCTCGACTGGGCGATCCAGGAGGGTGCGAACGTGTGGGGTGTCACGGTCTTGCAGGCCGAGGCCGAGATGGATGCCGGGCCGATTTGGGCGACGCAAAACTTTCCGCTGCGCCGCGCTCGCAAGGCGAGTGTCTATCGCCAGGAAGCGACCGAGGCGGCGCTCGCGGCGGTGCTTTCTGCGCTCGAACGGCTCGAGCGCGGCGAGAAACCGACGCCGCTCTCTGAGTGGCCCAACGCACGCGGGCAGCTGCGTCCGTCGATGAAACAGGTGGATCGGGCGATCGCCTGGCAGAAGGACGACACGCAAACGGTGCTCGGCAAGATCGACGCGGCCGATGGTTTCCCCGGCGTGGCGGACAGCCTGTTCGATCAGCCCTGTCATCTCTACGATGCCTGGCCGGAGGAGCGGCTCAGAGGCGAACCTGGCGCAGTGATCGCGCGCCGCGCGACGGCGCTGTGCCGCGCCACCGTCGATGGCGCGTTATGGATCGGCCATGTCAAGCGGGCGGGCGGCATCAAGCTGCCGGCGACGATCGCCTATGCCAAAGAATCCGCCGGCGTGCCCGAAGTGCCGCTCGATGGCTGGTGGGCATCCGAGCATGCGACCTGGCAAGATATCCGATATGAAGAAGACGGCGCGATCGGTTGGCTTCATTTCGACTTCTACAACGGGGCGATGGGAACCGAGCAATGCCAGCGGCTGCTCGATGCCTTTTTATGGGCGACGCAAAGACCGACCCGGGTCATCGTCCTGATGGGCGGGCGCGACTTCTGGAGTAACGGCATCCACCTCAATCTGATCGAAAATGCGCCCAGTCCGGCGGACGAATCCTGGGCCAACATCAATGCCATCGACGATCTCGCCGAGGCGATCATCCGCTGTGAATCGCACCTGACGGTGGCGGCACTCGGTGGCAATGCCGGGGCGGGTGGCTGCTTCCTCGCGCGCGCCTGCGATGAGGTTTGGGTCAAGGATGGCGTGGTGCTCAACCCCCACTACAAGAACATGGGCAACCTTTTTGGCTCGGAGTTCTGGACCTATTCTTTGCCTCCCCGCGTCGGGGCCGAGGGCGCGGCAATGATCATGCATCATCGCCTGCCGATGCTGGCGCGCGAAGCCGTGCAATGCGGCTTCTACGATGCCGTGCTGCCAGCGCCGACTTTCCGTGTCGATATCGCCCGGCGCGCGCAGGAGCTGGCCGCCGCTTGGGCGCAGCGGCGGGCGGACAAGCGTGCGCAGCGCGCCGCGGACGAAGCCCAAAAGCCGCTCGCCACCTATCGTGCCGAGGAGCTTGCCCAGATGCGGCGCAACTTTTACGGCTTCGATCCGAGCTACCACGTCGCGCGCTGGCATTTCGTTTCCAAGACGCCGCATTCCTGGACGCCACGGCATTTGGCCCGGCATCGTATGTGAATTCAAGGAGGGAAACCGGTGGGCCGTGAGGGGATTTGTGAGCGCATGTCGGCGGCCGTCGGTGAAGGGCGCGGGGAAGAATGTCACTTGTTCGCGGCAAGCCGAGTTGTGGCTGTCCCGCGCCCGAACCTTACGGCCGCCCCATGCGCGAACCATGAGCCGAACGGCGCACCGGTTTCATCCTCCGTGGGGGTTCATGAACCATGGCTGTTCGTTGAGCAACGATGACTCCACCGCCTGCAGCGTTGCCCGTCGTGCTGGTCGTCGATGACGAACCGCGTTCGCTCGAAGCCCTGCGCCGCGCGCTCGACGAAAGTTTCGAGATTCTCACCGCCACTTCCGCAACGGAGGCGGAAGCCGTGATGGAGCGCGAATTCGTCCAGATCGTGCTGTGCGACCAGCGGATGCCGGATCTGGCCGGGGTCGAATTCTTGAAGCGTGTGCGCAGCCGCTGGCCGGATACGGTGCGGATGATCCTGTCCGGTTACGCGGAGGTGGAAGACATCATCGCCGGCATCAACGAGGCCGGTATTTGGCAATACCTGCTCAAGCCTTGGCATCCGGATCAGCTGCTGCTGACGCTGAAGAACGCTGCCGAGATGTGGCGTCTGCAGCAGGAAAACCAGCGCTTGTCGATCGATCTGCGCACCAGTCCTCAAGAGCTCGCGGCGCGGGTGGCGCGCCGGCGGCGGCAGCTCGCGGC
This genomic interval from Sulfuricystis multivorans contains the following:
- a CDS encoding HypC/HybG/HupF family hydrogenase formation chaperone, which encodes MCLAIPARVVEMPDADTAIVDLGGVKKAVSLALIDDVAVGDYVIVHVGFALNKLDPVEAERTLALFAQMNDLVAAQDAAAGSA
- the hypD gene encoding hydrogenase formation protein HypD, which encodes MKYIDEFRDGELAKGLAAAIAAAARPERQYAFMEFCGGHTHAISRHGVTDLLPANVRMVHGPGCPVCVLPIGRIDMAIRLALEHRAILCSYGDCLRVPASGGLSLLKAKSHGGDVRMVYSPADALEIARENPARQVVFFAIGFETTTPPSAVVIKQAAALGVKNFSVLCCHVLTPSAIMSILESPEVRRWGTVPLDGFVGPAHVSTVIGSRPYEFFAAEYRKPVVIAGFEPLDVMQAILMLIRQVNEGRCQVENEFTRAVTREGNRKAQDLVAEVFELRRSFEWRGMGTIPYSALAIRQAFADFDAERRFALEYHPVPDHKACDCGAILRGVKEPRDCKLFGSVCTPENPIGSCMVSSEGACAAYYTYGRHREGGAG
- a CDS encoding hydrogenase maturation protein, whose translation is MRILFLTHGFNSLTQRLYAELTARGHEVSVEFDIADSVSEEAVALWRPDLILAPFLKRAIPESIWKHHLCWVVHPGIVGDRGPSALDWAIQEGANVWGVTVLQAEAEMDAGPIWATQNFPLRRARKASVYRQEATEAALAAVLSALERLERGEKPTPLSEWPNARGQLRPSMKQVDRAIAWQKDDTQTVLGKIDAADGFPGVADSLFDQPCHLYDAWPEERLRGEPGAVIARRATALCRATVDGALWIGHVKRAGGIKLPATIAYAKESAGVPEVPLDGWWASEHATWQDIRYEEDGAIGWLHFDFYNGAMGTEQCQRLLDAFLWATQRPTRVIVLMGGRDFWSNGIHLNLIENAPSPADESWANINAIDDLAEAIIRCESHLTVAALGGNAGAGGCFLARACDEVWVKDGVVLNPHYKNMGNLFGSEFWTYSLPPRVGAEGAAMIMHHRLPMLAREAVQCGFYDAVLPAPTFRVDIARRAQELAAAWAQRRADKRAQRAADEAQKPLATYRAEELAQMRRNFYGFDPSYHVARWHFVSKTPHSWTPRHLARHRM